Proteins encoded by one window of bacterium:
- a CDS encoding recombinase family protein produces MSVAGERSGHLRRWGVGLRSYSEPWLDTSGASPVGDLMLNILASFAQFERGLIAERVRAGMARAKRQGVHVGRPPSLNGDLEALRPAIASGALSRRAAAKRLGVSVSTVSRSLLRKGGPLPRPLGAPRPS; encoded by the coding sequence TTGAGCGTTGCAGGCGAACGATCAGGGCATCTCCGGCGATGGGGCGTCGGCCTGCGCTCCTACAGCGAGCCGTGGCTGGACACGTCCGGCGCCTCGCCGGTCGGCGACCTCATGCTGAACATCCTAGCGAGCTTCGCCCAGTTCGAGCGCGGCTTGATCGCGGAGCGTGTCCGTGCAGGCATGGCGCGCGCCAAGCGGCAAGGCGTCCATGTCGGCCGGCCGCCGTCGCTCAACGGCGACCTCGAAGCGCTGCGCCCCGCGATTGCATCCGGCGCTCTCTCACGGAGAGCCGCAGCCAAACGGCTCGGGGTCAGCGTATCGACGGTCAGCCGGTCACTGTTGCGAAAGGGGGGTCCGCTCCCGCGGCCGTTGGGGGCACCGCGGCCGTCCTAG